In Amycolatopsis methanolica 239, a single genomic region encodes these proteins:
- a CDS encoding MSMEG_0565 family glycosyltransferase — protein sequence MRIALLSYSTKPRGGVVHTLALAEALAAEGAEVTVWSLGRGGDSGFFRLLDPAVSVRIVPFPEVEGEGVGPRILRSIDVLRAAFDPGGYDIVHAQDCISANAVERVVRTVHHIDHFTTPELVACHERAIRRPYAHVCVSAAVAGELREGWGVEATVIPNGVDYERFASAAPDPAWSGRFVLSVGGIEPRKGSLDLLEAYALLRETDPDVRLVIAGGETLFDYRDYRMAWEKRAAELGVEPVVLGPVAHDALPPLVAATDVFAFPSTKEGFGLAAMEALAAGVPVVTRELPVLREVFDGAARFASDPAGLADQMRAALADPESLREPGRQLAASYSWGAAARAHLTLYRGLLAE from the coding sequence GTGAGGATCGCCCTGCTCAGCTACTCGACGAAGCCCCGTGGCGGGGTCGTGCACACGCTGGCCCTGGCCGAGGCGCTGGCGGCCGAGGGCGCGGAGGTGACCGTGTGGTCGCTGGGCCGCGGCGGGGACAGCGGGTTCTTCCGCCTCCTCGACCCGGCGGTGAGCGTGCGGATCGTGCCGTTCCCGGAGGTCGAGGGCGAGGGCGTGGGTCCGCGGATCCTGCGCTCGATCGACGTGCTGCGCGCGGCGTTCGACCCGGGCGGCTACGACATCGTGCATGCCCAGGACTGCATCAGCGCCAACGCGGTCGAGCGGGTCGTGCGCACCGTGCACCACATCGACCACTTCACCACGCCGGAGCTGGTCGCCTGCCACGAACGCGCGATCCGCCGCCCGTACGCGCACGTCTGCGTGTCCGCCGCGGTGGCCGGGGAGCTGCGCGAGGGCTGGGGCGTCGAGGCGACGGTGATCCCGAACGGCGTCGACTACGAGCGGTTCGCCAGTGCCGCGCCGGATCCGGCGTGGTCGGGCCGGTTTGTGCTGTCGGTGGGCGGGATCGAGCCGCGCAAGGGTTCGCTGGACCTGCTGGAGGCCTACGCGCTGCTGCGTGAGACCGACCCGGACGTGCGGCTGGTGATCGCGGGCGGCGAGACGCTGTTCGACTACCGCGACTACCGGATGGCGTGGGAGAAGCGGGCCGCCGAGCTGGGCGTGGAGCCGGTGGTGCTGGGCCCGGTCGCCCACGACGCGCTGCCGCCCCTGGTCGCGGCGACGGACGTGTTCGCCTTCCCCTCGACCAAGGAAGGCTTCGGCCTCGCGGCGATGGAGGCGCTGGCTGCCGGGGTCCCGGTGGTCACCCGTGAACTCCCCGTGCTGCGCGAGGTGTTCGACGGCGCCGCCCGGTTCGCCTCCGACCCCGCCGGCCTGGCCGACCAGATGCGAGCCGCGCTGGCTGACCCGGAGAGCCTGCGAGAACCCGGCCGTCAGCTGGCGGCGTCCTACAGCTGGGGCGCCGCGGCGCGGGCACACCTGACGCTGTACCGGGGCCTGCTGGCGGAGTGA
- a CDS encoding glycerate kinase, with protein MPAYAVAGRSRFTPAEVTAAGFAGAFTLTDLEPDPGRCMAEAAPLLERLGEQLARHVFG; from the coding sequence GTGCCTGCCTACGCCGTGGCCGGGCGCAGCCGGTTCACTCCCGCCGAAGTCACCGCCGCCGGGTTTGCGGGCGCGTTCACCCTCACCGATCTCGAACCGGACCCAGGCCGGTGCATGGCCGAGGCCGCCCCGCTGCTGGAACGCCTGGGCGAACAACTCGCCCGGCACGTGTTCGGCTGA
- a CDS encoding FAD-dependent oxidoreductase: protein MSGAVLVAVDGDADVLGDVERELRERYARHYRIVCLSSPQKALAVLEELAGAGDEVALVLAGQWLPGMTGSELLDRTRRLHPHAKRGLLIAWGDWGDRETGEAIYTSIARGLIDHYVLRPMATPDEAFHQAISSSLLDWAEARRTSPYTIHVIGETWSGRAYELRQALGRCAIPHSFCLADSNEGRARLATVGAGIRLPVVLFPDGTVLTDPSNTELALASGSPVSPERMEFDLVIVGAGPAGLSAAVYGASEGFSTLVVDEGGLGGQATSSSLIRNYLGFPRGVSGRRLAQQAYDQAWVFGAKFAFMRQARAVERAGDSLVVTLSGDARVRTRAVLLATGASYHQLGVPALEALSGAGVFYGPPSSEAPAMTGRDVYVLGGGNSAGQAALYLARYARSVTLVVRASSLDAGMSQYLTREIAATPGLEVRTGTEVVGGGGDGRLDHLVLRDRLTGGEETTGADGLFIMIGARPHTRWLPPEVDRDEQGFVRTGSDLRDRTWPLQRNPLLLETSMPGVFAAGDVRHGSVKRVASAVGEGSVAIQLLHRLFAVNAQQPRGRAKETRPAPAS, encoded by the coding sequence ATGTCCGGCGCAGTGCTCGTCGCCGTCGACGGGGATGCGGACGTACTCGGGGATGTCGAGCGGGAGCTGCGGGAGCGCTACGCCCGGCACTACCGGATCGTGTGCCTGTCCTCGCCCCAGAAGGCGCTGGCCGTCCTCGAGGAACTCGCCGGCGCGGGCGATGAGGTCGCGCTCGTCCTCGCTGGCCAGTGGCTGCCCGGGATGACCGGCAGCGAGCTGCTGGACCGCACGCGCCGCCTCCACCCCCACGCCAAACGCGGGCTGCTGATCGCGTGGGGCGACTGGGGCGACCGCGAAACCGGCGAAGCGATCTACACCTCGATCGCCCGCGGGCTCATCGACCACTACGTCCTGCGGCCGATGGCCACCCCGGACGAAGCGTTCCACCAGGCGATCTCGAGTTCGCTGCTGGACTGGGCCGAGGCACGGCGGACCTCGCCCTACACCATCCACGTCATCGGCGAGACCTGGTCCGGCCGGGCCTACGAGCTGCGCCAGGCCCTCGGCCGCTGCGCGATCCCGCACTCGTTCTGCCTGGCCGACTCCAACGAGGGCCGCGCACGCCTGGCCACGGTGGGCGCCGGGATCCGGCTGCCGGTCGTCCTCTTCCCCGACGGCACGGTCCTCACCGACCCGAGCAACACCGAGCTGGCGTTGGCGTCGGGCTCTCCGGTGAGCCCCGAGCGGATGGAGTTCGACCTGGTCATCGTGGGCGCCGGGCCGGCCGGGCTGTCCGCGGCGGTGTACGGCGCCTCGGAGGGGTTCAGCACGCTGGTCGTCGACGAAGGCGGGCTCGGCGGCCAGGCGACCTCCAGCTCGCTGATCCGCAACTACCTCGGGTTCCCCCGCGGCGTCAGCGGCCGCCGCCTCGCCCAGCAGGCCTACGACCAGGCGTGGGTCTTCGGCGCGAAGTTCGCGTTCATGCGGCAGGCCCGCGCTGTGGAGCGCGCGGGCGACTCGCTGGTCGTCACCCTGTCCGGCGACGCCCGCGTGCGGACCCGCGCGGTCCTCCTGGCCACCGGCGCGAGCTACCACCAGCTCGGGGTGCCTGCTCTGGAAGCCCTCAGCGGCGCCGGGGTCTTCTACGGCCCGCCGTCCTCGGAAGCGCCCGCCATGACCGGCCGCGACGTGTACGTGCTCGGTGGCGGCAACTCGGCCGGCCAGGCCGCCCTGTACCTCGCCCGCTACGCCCGCAGCGTCACGCTCGTGGTCCGCGCCTCGTCGCTGGACGCCGGCATGTCGCAGTACCTGACGCGCGAGATCGCGGCGACCCCCGGGCTGGAAGTCCGCACCGGAACCGAGGTCGTGGGCGGCGGCGGTGACGGACGGCTGGACCACCTCGTGCTCCGCGACCGCCTGACCGGCGGCGAGGAGACCACCGGCGCGGACGGCCTGTTCATCATGATCGGGGCCCGGCCGCACACCCGCTGGCTGCCACCCGAGGTCGACCGGGACGAACAGGGGTTCGTCCGCACCGGATCCGACCTCCGCGACCGGACCTGGCCGCTGCAGCGCAACCCGCTGCTCCTCGAAACGAGCATGCCCGGCGTGTTCGCCGCCGGCGACGTCCGGCACGGCTCGGTGAAACGCGTGGCCTCGGCCGTCGGCGAGGGCTCGGTGGCGATCCAGCTCCTGCACCGGCTGTTCGCGGTGAACGCCCAGCAACCCCGCGGACGCGCGAAGGAAACACGACCCGCACCGGCGAGCTGA